One segment of Pseudanabaena sp. PCC 6802 DNA contains the following:
- a CDS encoding pentapeptide repeat-containing protein has protein sequence MKFKAFAATLLLSMGFAAGAYADNPEHIQRLLRTLECQRCELSNIDINGANLHGAFLNNADLQNSRLREVNLTRSELSGTDLRDINLIGANVNNSFAVRADLYGANLLGANIRNSRLKYADLRKANLSQTNLIDAELVYANLSGANLTNASLRQASLYRANLVGANLQNADLYRADFSGADLSGADLTGADISRATFNETKMCKTILPDGKVSKEGCPWGE, from the coding sequence ATGAAATTCAAAGCCTTCGCTGCTACTTTATTGCTGTCAATGGGTTTTGCTGCTGGAGCCTATGCAGACAATCCCGAACACATCCAGAGATTGCTTCGCACTTTAGAATGTCAGAGATGCGAGCTTTCTAATATCGATATCAATGGTGCTAATCTCCATGGTGCATTTCTTAATAATGCCGATCTGCAGAACAGCAGGCTCAGAGAAGTTAACCTCACTCGCTCTGAGCTATCTGGAACTGATTTGAGAGACATTAATCTGATCGGTGCCAATGTCAACAACTCTTTTGCTGTTCGTGCCGATCTTTACGGTGCTAACCTGCTGGGCGCAAATATTAGAAACAGTAGATTGAAGTACGCCGATCTGAGAAAAGCCAACCTGAGCCAGACAAATCTAATTGATGCGGAATTGGTTTATGCCAACCTCAGTGGCGCTAATTTAACCAATGCGAGCTTGCGTCAAGCTAGCCTGTATCGAGCAAATCTCGTGGGAGCCAATTTGCAAAATGCCGACCTGTACAGGGCCGATTTCAGCGGCGCAGATTTATCGGGAGCCGATCTGACTGGTGCCGATATTTCTCGTGCCACTTTTAATGAAACGAAAATGTGCAAGACGATTTTGCCCGACGGCAAAGTCTCAAAAGAAGGTTGTCCTTGGGGTGAATAG
- a CDS encoding secretin N-terminal domain-containing protein — MNRYVFVCWLALATIFPQVIFTAPVRSESATNSEPSSEVREDARDTTNKEKSIVPDLDKQRADKDAKDEAIVAQSKSKPAAKPKPVAATSANKPTPKPAPIATPTSPTIVAQNAGKPLFQPRVTITDERGKPKSTPQASPVSPVQQPSISVTTPSSSTNLRLPGRVQGQVPPFQRRPVPAPIGDISVSNTFLRPDIVDLSSAARVPRLSLKEAPVREVLSIIARTAGLNVAFADDASQQAGQPSTPGLPGQAAGVNSRITLDIENETAQEVFNSVLRLAGLDANRIGRTVFVAAKLPFNLKNTITRTYRMNQVTVGEASAYLIGLGAERVINRQRPIPGVTAANVGAGGVVVQNTPTEAVPVLESVQGSPNSLLPLKGLQVIGDERGNTLMLVGPPSLVEYAAAQLARLDIRKRQVAINVKIVDVNLLASQRFGSSSSFGINDTFFTINQGVATLNFGQNVPAGNVPVTARADNGLYSQPIVNNPLAGQQLFLNPNGTERVRDPVTGNFVNRSPNQPGSVFSPDGNPLTPGINAITQFQNLPANGVQPYSSPTILTNPANGQPVLDTSGNAGVVGRPATYYLNPGGVINANLPGLNPAFKTGPFANTPLLLDPVSGQPVISTAAVAAQAPNSNALLDTIGQAAQFAYSLPQVFQYPKQFLSQLEATIQNGNAKVLSNPTLTVQEGETAALDLGDEVITLATDGRSVTKDTAGLRLSVNITRVDENGFINLSLLPQVSTPGLRRRITIGNNTGGISFDGEVDLLTKRSMSSGQIRLRDGQTLILSGVIQDADRQTISKVPFLGDLPIIGSLFRSESTENRRNEVIIIVTPRIINDSETANWGYIYQPGPEAQKVLDSNRIPFQNQ; from the coding sequence ATGAATAGGTATGTTTTCGTTTGCTGGCTCGCTCTGGCAACTATTTTCCCGCAGGTAATATTTACTGCACCCGTTCGTAGCGAGAGTGCTACTAACAGCGAGCCAAGTTCTGAAGTTCGAGAAGATGCACGAGATACAACAAATAAAGAGAAAAGCATAGTTCCCGATCTTGACAAGCAACGTGCTGACAAAGATGCTAAAGACGAAGCGATCGTGGCTCAGTCAAAATCAAAGCCAGCCGCCAAGCCAAAACCAGTGGCAGCTACTTCAGCCAACAAGCCAACACCAAAACCAGCACCGATCGCTACACCGACATCGCCGACCATCGTGGCGCAGAATGCAGGCAAGCCCCTATTCCAGCCCAGGGTGACCATCACCGATGAAAGAGGCAAACCGAAGTCAACGCCGCAAGCCTCACCAGTTAGCCCGGTACAGCAGCCATCCATATCGGTTACTACCCCATCCAGTTCGACAAATTTACGCTTGCCGGGACGAGTACAAGGTCAAGTTCCTCCCTTCCAACGTCGACCTGTACCAGCTCCGATAGGGGATATATCAGTCAGCAATACATTTCTGCGCCCTGACATTGTCGATCTGAGCAGTGCCGCTCGCGTACCAAGGCTTTCGCTCAAAGAGGCTCCTGTGCGCGAAGTTTTGTCGATCATCGCTCGCACTGCTGGCTTAAACGTAGCCTTTGCTGACGATGCCTCCCAACAGGCAGGGCAACCATCGACACCTGGGCTGCCTGGACAAGCAGCCGGAGTCAATTCCAGAATTACGCTTGACATCGAAAATGAGACCGCTCAAGAGGTTTTCAACAGCGTTTTACGCCTCGCAGGTTTAGATGCCAACCGCATTGGTCGCACGGTATTCGTCGCCGCCAAACTGCCCTTTAACCTGAAAAATACGATCACTCGCACCTATCGCATGAACCAGGTTACAGTTGGTGAAGCGTCAGCCTACTTAATTGGCTTAGGCGCAGAGCGCGTGATCAACCGCCAACGACCCATCCCCGGCGTTACAGCGGCTAACGTGGGCGCAGGTGGTGTGGTCGTACAAAATACGCCCACAGAAGCGGTACCTGTTCTGGAAAGCGTGCAGGGTAGTCCCAATTCATTGCTCCCGCTTAAAGGCTTGCAGGTAATTGGTGACGAGCGTGGCAACACTCTCATGCTGGTTGGCCCTCCAAGTCTGGTAGAGTATGCGGCAGCTCAACTGGCTCGTCTAGATATACGCAAGCGTCAGGTCGCGATCAACGTCAAGATCGTCGATGTTAACCTGTTAGCATCGCAACGATTTGGCAGCAGTAGCTCGTTTGGTATTAACGACACCTTCTTTACAATCAACCAGGGCGTTGCAACTTTGAACTTTGGACAAAACGTTCCCGCTGGAAATGTACCTGTAACAGCACGCGCTGACAATGGCTTATATAGCCAACCAATTGTTAATAATCCGCTAGCAGGTCAGCAGTTGTTCCTGAACCCGAACGGCACAGAAAGAGTGCGCGACCCTGTAACTGGAAATTTTGTCAATCGTAGTCCCAATCAACCCGGTTCTGTCTTCAGTCCTGATGGGAATCCCCTAACTCCAGGTATTAATGCCATTACTCAGTTCCAAAATTTACCCGCCAATGGAGTACAACCATACTCTTCGCCAACGATTTTAACTAACCCAGCTAACGGTCAGCCAGTACTAGATACCAGTGGTAATGCCGGTGTAGTGGGTAGACCTGCTACCTACTATCTCAATCCAGGCGGCGTAATCAATGCTAATCTACCAGGTTTAAACCCTGCCTTCAAGACCGGTCCATTTGCGAATACACCTTTGCTTTTAGATCCTGTTTCCGGCCAGCCAGTAATTTCTACGGCAGCAGTAGCTGCACAGGCACCCAATTCTAACGCACTGCTAGACACTATTGGTCAGGCGGCACAGTTTGCCTACTCTTTGCCGCAGGTCTTCCAATATCCCAAGCAGTTCCTATCTCAGCTAGAAGCTACCATTCAAAATGGCAATGCTAAGGTGCTTTCTAATCCGACTTTGACCGTTCAGGAAGGAGAAACTGCTGCACTCGATCTGGGTGATGAAGTTATCACTCTGGCAACAGATGGTAGATCTGTGACCAAAGATACGGCAGGTCTTCGTCTGTCAGTGAACATTACAAGAGTTGATGAAAATGGCTTCATCAATTTATCGCTCCTACCTCAAGTCAGCACGCCGGGTCTTAGAAGGAGAATAACCATCGGCAATAATACGGGTGGAATCTCCTTTGATGGTGAAGTCGATTTGCTTACCAAGCGGAGTATGAGTTCTGGTCAAATTCGCCTCAGAGATGGACAAACTCTGATCCTGTCAGGCGTAATCCAGGATGCCGATCGCCAGACAATTTCTAAGGTGCCTTTCTTGGGCGATCTGCCGATTATCGGTTCGCTGTTCCGCAGTGAAAGTACGGAAAATCGACGCAACGAGGTGATTATTATAGTCACGCCGCGCATTATCAACGACAGTGAGACCGCGAATTGGGGTTATATCTATCAACCAGGCCCTGAGGCACAGAAGGTTTTGGATAGTAATAGAATTCCATTCCAAAATCAGTAG
- a CDS encoding PilN domain-containing protein: protein MGSLPPSAILQDIRERAPSNVQISNIDQSGKGVRIVGLATSFDDVNDFLLLLQSSPYLDNQKTRLRSARLRPDSKDIKVTLVDYEISSNLVEKSASELLPDLQKSGSEGTVTRIKLLQQKGAIK, encoded by the coding sequence GTGGGTTCACTTCCACCATCAGCAATTTTACAAGACATCAGAGAACGGGCTCCCAGCAACGTGCAAATCTCTAACATCGACCAAAGCGGTAAAGGTGTGAGAATTGTCGGGCTGGCAACTAGTTTCGACGATGTCAACGATTTCCTTTTGCTTTTGCAGTCATCTCCCTATCTAGATAATCAAAAAACAAGGCTCAGGAGTGCAAGACTGCGTCCAGATAGCAAGGATATCAAGGTTACTCTAGTTGACTATGAAATCAGTTCGAACTTAGTGGAAAAGAGTGCTAGCGAGCTTTTACCAGATCTACAAAAGTCTGGTTCCGAAGGCACGGTTACCCGTATCAAGTTATTGCAGCAGAAAGGAGCAATTAAGTAA
- the pilM gene encoding type IV pilus assembly protein PilM, protein MFSSLSGLFGSKPSGLGIEINSERVNVVQLRRKGQSSYKLLGHASALLPEGTVEEGRINDPIVLGETIRSLLSEKKIKAKRAATAVPGRETVSRLIRLPAEIPDTELREMVLNQEASLYLPFPREDADVDYQKLGTSLDDDGVERLEILMVATPKEVTDTYIQTMEIAQLQVDIVEVASFSIIRSLREELIKFSSMAEAVAIIDIEYESTEITITVDGVPQFSRTVAIGTEQIQNAQLRALNLPPRRNTDLDMLYAMKVPVQAIDTAGLAGGVGGSPGDAALLRVLGDLADELRRSIDFHTSQTAGSDVVQLLLVGPGACIGQLNEFFGQRLGIAATPVDPIAALSISTDQEIPSAERLGLSVALGLGLREV, encoded by the coding sequence ATGTTCAGTAGCTTAAGCGGCCTTTTTGGCAGCAAACCCAGTGGTTTAGGCATAGAAATCAATTCGGAAAGAGTGAATGTCGTGCAACTACGGCGCAAGGGGCAATCTTCCTATAAGTTGTTAGGTCATGCCTCTGCACTTTTGCCTGAAGGAACGGTGGAGGAGGGCAGAATTAATGACCCCATTGTGTTGGGGGAAACGATTCGCAGTTTACTTTCAGAGAAAAAGATTAAGGCAAAAAGGGCTGCGACGGCAGTTCCAGGAAGGGAGACGGTTAGCCGACTGATCCGGTTGCCAGCCGAGATTCCCGATACAGAGCTGCGCGAAATGGTGCTCAACCAGGAGGCTAGTCTTTATCTACCTTTTCCCCGTGAAGATGCAGATGTTGACTATCAGAAACTCGGTACCAGTCTTGATGATGATGGGGTGGAAAGGTTAGAAATTTTGATGGTTGCCACTCCTAAAGAAGTGACCGATACTTATATTCAAACTATGGAGATTGCTCAGCTTCAAGTTGATATTGTCGAAGTGGCTAGCTTTTCAATCATCCGTTCTCTGCGTGAAGAGCTAATTAAATTTTCTTCGATGGCGGAGGCGGTAGCAATCATAGATATTGAATACGAGTCAACTGAAATTACAATCACCGTAGACGGGGTGCCACAATTCTCTCGTACCGTGGCGATTGGCACAGAACAAATTCAAAACGCCCAGCTACGCGCCTTAAATCTCCCACCGCGTCGCAATACCGATTTGGACATGCTATATGCTATGAAAGTTCCCGTGCAAGCGATCGACACCGCTGGTTTAGCCGGGGGAGTAGGAGGGAGTCCTGGCGATGCTGCCCTTTTAAGGGTGCTGGGAGACTTAGCAGATGAGTTGCGTCGGTCGATAGATTTCCATACCAGTCAGACTGCTGGGTCTGATGTTGTACAACTTTTGTTGGTTGGTCCGGGAGCATGCATCGGCCAGCTCAACGAGTTTTTTGGCCAACGTCTTGGTATTGCAGCAACACCAGTCGATCCGATCGCCGCTTTATCAATTAGTACTGACCAAGAGATTCCCTCAGCGGAACGATTGGGATTATCAGTAGCGCTAGGATTAGGACTTAGGGAGGTTTAG
- a CDS encoding prepilin peptidase has product MESLVLQVFAVLLGASIGSFLNVVIYRLPAGLSLLFPPSRCPKCHKQLSPKDNIPIVGWLLIKGKCRYCRAPVSWRYPLIEFITALLFWLVALAFGASQPLLISILYCLFLAWLLALAIIDIDTMTLPNALTQSCLGLGVVYHLLNAAIAGDSRITWGSELIASITGAVVGIWLLDIMRLCGRIFLQKEAMGAGDAKLAAAMGAWLGWQNLLLAVLVAAAVGSVVGLGAIAMGRLGQKQAFPFGPFLALGGAISLFLGNKILTVYLGWFGIS; this is encoded by the coding sequence TTGGAAAGCCTGGTTTTACAAGTGTTCGCCGTACTTCTAGGTGCCAGTATTGGCAGCTTCCTCAATGTTGTCATCTATCGCCTCCCGGCAGGGCTTTCCCTACTGTTTCCACCGTCGCGTTGCCCCAAATGTCACAAACAACTCAGTCCTAAAGACAATATTCCTATTGTGGGCTGGCTGTTGATTAAGGGGAAATGTCGTTATTGTCGCGCTCCGGTTTCATGGCGATATCCCCTAATTGAGTTCATCACAGCTTTACTATTTTGGTTGGTTGCCCTTGCCTTTGGCGCTTCACAACCACTTTTAATCTCGATCTTATATTGCTTATTCTTGGCATGGCTGCTAGCACTAGCCATAATCGATATCGATACTATGACCCTGCCTAACGCGCTTACCCAGTCTTGTCTCGGCTTAGGTGTGGTCTATCATTTGCTTAACGCCGCGATCGCAGGTGACAGTCGCATTACCTGGGGGAGTGAGCTTATTGCCAGTATTACTGGTGCAGTGGTCGGCATTTGGTTGCTCGACATCATGCGACTGTGCGGTCGTATCTTTTTGCAAAAAGAGGCAATGGGTGCTGGAGATGCTAAGTTAGCTGCTGCAATGGGGGCGTGGTTGGGGTGGCAAAATTTACTACTGGCGGTGCTGGTTGCGGCGGCTGTCGGTTCGGTAGTGGGGCTAGGAGCGATCGCCATGGGTAGGCTAGGTCAAAAACAAGCATTTCCGTTTGGGCCGTTTTTGGCTTTAGGAGGGGCAATTTCATTATTCCTTGGCAACAAAATTTTGACAGTATATTTAGGTTGGTTTGGTATCAGCTAG
- a CDS encoding SDR family oxidoreductase, with protein MTSQLAGQKILITGASSGIGKATASALVKLGASVALVSRNPDRAIADISAQKTASASVKAYELDLSDVSSVAAKIENIVADFGGVDTLVNNAGMAYIGELIDTPLADWQKVIDLNLTSVFQCIQAVLPAMRRQQHGTIVNVASIAAKQAFPQWGAYCASKFGLLGMAQALAEEERSHGIKVMSICPGSVNTPLWDTVAANFDREAMLTEDNVADAIVYLLSLPANAVVSDLVLMPNAGVL; from the coding sequence ATGACTTCGCAATTAGCTGGGCAAAAAATTCTGATTACGGGGGCTAGTAGCGGGATTGGGAAAGCTACTGCTAGCGCGTTGGTTAAATTAGGCGCGAGCGTGGCATTAGTTAGCAGGAATCCCGATCGAGCGATCGCTGACATTAGCGCGCAAAAAACAGCGAGCGCAAGTGTAAAAGCTTACGAACTCGATCTCTCAGATGTGAGTTCGGTAGCTGCCAAGATCGAAAATATCGTGGCGGATTTTGGTGGCGTTGACACGTTAGTCAATAATGCGGGGATGGCATACATCGGAGAGCTTATCGATACGCCCTTAGCGGATTGGCAAAAAGTAATCGATCTAAATCTAACCAGTGTATTTCAATGCATTCAGGCAGTTCTGCCTGCGATGCGACGACAACAGCATGGCACGATTGTCAACGTGGCATCGATCGCGGCTAAACAAGCTTTTCCTCAATGGGGAGCCTACTGTGCTAGTAAATTCGGCTTATTAGGAATGGCTCAAGCTTTGGCAGAAGAGGAGCGATCGCACGGTATTAAAGTCATGTCAATTTGTCCTGGCTCGGTTAATACACCGCTATGGGACACGGTAGCGGCGAACTTCGACCGGGAAGCCATGCTTACAGAAGACAACGTAGCAGATGCCATTGTTTATCTGCTGTCATTACCAGCTAATGCTGTAGTGAGCGATCTGGTGCTGATGCCAAATGCGGGGGTGCTTTGA
- a CDS encoding PrsW family glutamic-type intramembrane protease codes for MNQASLKQLDNDRLYPLLIAQEMKIGRESSCQIVLDSAQYPSISRTHAVLRPLASGGWEVCDLNSANGTLVNGQRLYGCQRLQSGDRITVGQNAVTFLFAIEAPAGAIRDREFIPPSPPRTPVGSPSASPSSSSAGISLSQLVPILSTGKDLRRKAFLIPGIVTVAVVVSMFATIGNFTAFAGLLALYLALGGFYVIYQMCGKSKPWWLLLSAAIMTMALLIIPPVFLLFELVFRRLLPGNVAGLPQGAGFIPTFVAHFFGAGMLEELFKAIPILVFFAIGSWLRSPLRERVGVWEPLDGILIGAASAAGFTLLETLGQYVPNLVAQVAREAGQGAGLFIGLQLLIPRVLGSVAGHMAYSGYFGYFIGLSILKPKSAWVVLPIGYLTASALHGFWNASSAFSPNQNTSLVVSAIVGILSYAFLTAAILKARSLSPSRAENFATRLKP; via the coding sequence GTGAACCAAGCATCTTTAAAGCAGCTCGATAACGATAGGCTTTACCCACTTTTGATCGCCCAGGAGATGAAGATCGGACGGGAGTCTAGTTGTCAGATTGTCCTGGACTCTGCCCAATACCCTTCTATTTCTCGTACGCACGCCGTCCTGAGACCTCTAGCATCGGGGGGGTGGGAAGTTTGCGATCTTAACAGCGCTAACGGTACCTTAGTCAACGGTCAGCGTTTGTATGGGTGTCAAAGATTACAATCTGGCGATCGCATTACAGTAGGGCAAAACGCTGTGACTTTCTTGTTTGCGATCGAAGCACCAGCAGGAGCAATTAGAGATCGAGAATTCATTCCCCCATCACCACCCAGAACGCCTGTCGGTTCGCCATCTGCTTCCCCCTCATCTAGTAGTGCTGGTATTTCACTATCGCAACTCGTACCCATCCTTTCAACTGGCAAAGACCTGCGCCGCAAGGCTTTCCTGATTCCAGGCATTGTAACTGTTGCGGTTGTCGTCTCCATGTTTGCGACAATCGGCAACTTTACTGCTTTTGCGGGGTTGTTGGCTCTTTACCTGGCTCTGGGTGGTTTCTACGTTATCTATCAAATGTGTGGCAAGTCTAAACCCTGGTGGTTGTTGCTTAGTGCCGCCATTATGACGATGGCGCTGTTGATAATTCCTCCTGTATTTTTGCTGTTTGAATTGGTATTTCGGCGATTGCTGCCTGGTAACGTAGCGGGCTTACCTCAAGGTGCAGGTTTTATCCCCACTTTTGTGGCGCATTTTTTCGGCGCAGGCATGTTGGAAGAATTGTTTAAAGCGATACCAATTCTGGTCTTTTTTGCGATCGGTTCGTGGTTGCGCAGTCCTCTTCGAGAGCGCGTAGGAGTATGGGAACCGCTAGATGGAATTTTGATAGGTGCAGCTTCTGCGGCTGGGTTTACTTTATTGGAAACTCTAGGACAGTACGTACCCAATCTTGTCGCCCAAGTTGCAAGAGAGGCAGGGCAAGGAGCAGGGCTTTTTATCGGACTGCAACTCCTGATCCCTAGGGTTTTGGGGTCGGTTGCAGGACATATGGCTTACAGTGGCTATTTTGGTTATTTTATTGGCCTTAGTATTTTAAAACCTAAAAGTGCGTGGGTAGTTCTACCTATTGGCTACCTGACTGCATCTGCTCTACATGGTTTTTGGAATGCCTCTAGTGCTTTTAGCCCCAACCAAAATACATCGCTGGTCGTGTCGGCAATCGTAGGGATTTTGTCCTATGCCTTCCTAACAGCAGCAATTCTAAAGGCGCGATCGCTCTCACCCTCCCGCGCTGAAAATTTTGCTACCCGGCTCAAACCTTAG
- the folE gene encoding GTP cyclohydrolase I has translation MTISLSRSPAFNQDNEPNSSRLSTTQKIAKMPISQIIRTRLETASAPYFANDNISEFISDEERKELKKEIEGKLQSLFDSLVIDTQNDHNTKETARRVAKMYVDEVFKGRYHPMPKVTDFPNAKELDEVYTLGPITIRSACSHHFVPIVGQAWVGILPSDRVIGISKFNRIVDWVMSRPHIQEEAAVMVADIIEDLIKPKGLAFVIKAQHMCMSWRGVKEPDTKMINSIVRGAFRTDPSLKKEFFDLIRAHGFHEC, from the coding sequence ATGACAATCTCTTTATCTCGCTCGCCTGCTTTTAATCAAGATAACGAACCAAATTCCTCTAGACTTTCTACAACCCAAAAAATTGCTAAGATGCCGATTTCGCAAATAATTCGTACCAGATTAGAGACGGCAAGCGCTCCTTATTTTGCTAATGACAATATTTCAGAATTTATTAGCGATGAGGAAAGAAAAGAGTTAAAGAAGGAGATCGAAGGCAAGCTCCAAAGCCTATTTGATTCTTTGGTGATCGATACGCAGAACGATCACAACACCAAGGAAACAGCGCGTCGCGTTGCCAAAATGTACGTTGACGAGGTGTTTAAGGGTCGCTATCATCCCATGCCCAAAGTCACGGATTTCCCCAATGCCAAGGAACTTGACGAGGTATATACCCTGGGGCCAATCACGATACGTTCTGCTTGCTCGCATCACTTCGTGCCAATTGTGGGGCAAGCCTGGGTTGGTATTCTCCCTAGCGATCGCGTCATTGGTATTTCAAAGTTCAATCGCATTGTAGACTGGGTAATGAGTCGCCCTCACATTCAAGAGGAAGCAGCCGTGATGGTAGCTGACATCATCGAAGACCTGATTAAACCAAAAGGATTGGCGTTTGTAATTAAGGCTCAACACATGTGCATGAGTTGGCGCGGGGTAAAAGAACCCGATACGAAAATGATCAACTCAATTGTACGCGGTGCTTTCCGAACCGATCCTTCTTTAAAGAAGGAGTTCTTCGACCTGATCCGCGCCCACGGCTTCCATGAATGCTAA
- a CDS encoding thylakoid membrane photosystem I accumulation factor codes for MKNWLSSFVRFSVDRIFRSVVCLICVLAIVGAIASPAYANLKDDRFDGNIFALYGGNGSLVPPKVDLKESLRLGKPAVIAFYIDDSYDCKLYTPVLNDVQAYYGKAVSIIPIAVDSLDLSTPKTNFNTDDEAYYYRGFVPQTVVLSPDRKVLFDLDGKPDFADLDAALRQIPGLSALAPNVKLRNPVTKQVNEVTP; via the coding sequence ATGAAAAACTGGCTGAGTAGTTTTGTGCGTTTCTCTGTCGATCGGATATTCAGGTCGGTTGTTTGTCTGATCTGTGTACTGGCAATCGTAGGCGCGATCGCAAGTCCCGCCTATGCCAACCTCAAAGACGATCGCTTTGATGGCAATATTTTTGCGCTTTATGGTGGCAATGGTTCGCTCGTACCACCCAAGGTCGATCTAAAAGAATCCTTGCGGCTTGGAAAACCAGCCGTAATTGCTTTTTACATTGATGACAGCTATGACTGCAAGCTTTACACGCCAGTACTAAATGACGTGCAAGCTTATTACGGTAAGGCTGTCAGCATCATTCCCATTGCTGTAGATAGTCTCGATCTAAGCACTCCTAAAACCAATTTCAACACTGATGACGAAGCATATTACTACCGAGGCTTTGTGCCGCAGACAGTTGTGCTTAGCCCAGATCGCAAGGTGTTATTTGACCTGGACGGTAAACCTGACTTTGCCGATCTCGATGCCGCTCTAAGACAGATTCCTGGTTTGTCTGCTCTAGCGCCAAATGTTAAGTTACGCAATCCCGTCACCAAACAGGTCAACGAAGTTACACCCTAG
- a CDS encoding tetratricopeptide repeat protein, with the protein MDDKLAIAYLVSLVTILFGVGWFVLRQILKSRSLEAVISKLQPKLLKEKGTPEEYYELGSVYLRKKLYAKALSEFQTAIKAGGENAPEIYNAMGYAYFSQKQYDLAIKHYKEALELNPEYVFALNNLGHAYEQKNLVPQALEVYEKTLAIAPDNDTAKRRANSLRKRVAAKQS; encoded by the coding sequence ATGGACGACAAACTTGCGATCGCCTATCTTGTTAGCCTGGTAACAATTTTATTCGGTGTGGGATGGTTCGTACTGCGCCAAATCTTGAAGAGCCGCAGTCTAGAAGCAGTAATTTCTAAGCTGCAACCCAAATTACTAAAAGAGAAAGGTACTCCCGAGGAATACTACGAGTTAGGCAGCGTCTATCTGAGAAAGAAACTCTATGCCAAGGCACTGAGCGAGTTTCAAACAGCAATCAAAGCTGGTGGCGAGAACGCTCCCGAGATCTATAACGCTATGGGCTACGCCTATTTTTCCCAAAAGCAATACGATCTGGCAATCAAACATTACAAAGAAGCCCTGGAGCTAAACCCCGAATACGTTTTCGCGCTTAATAATCTGGGGCACGCCTACGAACAAAAAAATCTAGTGCCGCAAGCACTAGAAGTTTATGAAAAGACTTTAGCGATCGCTCCCGATAACGACACTGCTAAGCGCCGCGCTAATTCATTACGCAAGCGCGTTGCCGCCAAGCAATCATAA
- a CDS encoding NAD(P)-dependent oxidoreductase produces the protein MNSKVAFLGLGIMGGSMAANLARKGFDVNAWNRSSDRPSITTAREAGAKIFTSIREAVADADTIFLCVSDVPDVEEVLLGDTGVVHYARPHALVVDTSTIGPQAARRIDQALQAQNLRFLDAPISGGDIGARNGTLTFMVGGDRSDFEECQPLLAAMGTTMRWCGAVGSGQGVKLCNQILVSTYMMGICESMLLAEQIGIDPNLVVEVCGSGAAASWALSNLGMKVAESDFQPGFTIANMLKDLKFVTAIANADDKRLMGVELARQLFQAVSELDDGAEQGTQAMIRAYRERQQPLVE, from the coding sequence ATGAATTCAAAGGTTGCCTTTTTAGGCTTGGGCATTATGGGCGGGTCGATGGCAGCTAACCTGGCGCGTAAAGGTTTTGATGTTAACGCTTGGAATCGCTCTAGCGATCGCCCTAGCATCACTACTGCTAGAGAAGCAGGGGCTAAAATTTTTACTTCGATTCGCGAAGCGGTGGCAGATGCTGATACCATCTTCCTCTGCGTGTCTGATGTTCCAGATGTGGAAGAGGTATTACTGGGAGATACAGGCGTGGTGCATTATGCCCGCCCCCATGCTCTAGTCGTTGACACCAGCACGATTGGTCCTCAGGCAGCTAGACGCATCGATCAAGCTTTGCAGGCCCAGAACCTCCGCTTTTTAGATGCACCGATTTCTGGCGGCGACATCGGTGCTAGAAATGGCACGCTTACATTCATGGTTGGTGGCGATCGCTCGGATTTTGAGGAGTGTCAGCCACTACTAGCGGCAATGGGCACCACTATGCGTTGGTGCGGTGCGGTGGGGAGCGGTCAAGGGGTTAAACTTTGCAATCAGATTTTAGTATCGACGTACATGATGGGCATCTGCGAGTCAATGCTGCTGGCGGAGCAAATTGGTATCGACCCCAATCTAGTTGTGGAAGTATGCGGTAGTGGGGCCGCAGCGTCCTGGGCGCTGTCCAATCTGGGCATGAAGGTGGCGGAGTCGGATTTCCAGCCTGGATTTACGATCGCCAACATGCTCAAAGATCTAAAATTTGTCACCGCGATTGCTAATGCTGATGACAAGCGGTTAATGGGCGTAGAACTAGCTCGACAATTATTTCAAGCAGTGAGCGAGCTAGATGATGGTGCAGAGCAAGGCACGCAGGCAATGATTCGCGCTTACCGCGAGCGCCAACAGCCTCTGGTGGAATAG